The following DNA comes from Nitrososphaerales archaeon.
GAGTATCAACAATTGTAGTCCCGGAAAGGTCGTCATGAGTAGATACTTGAGCGATGCGTAAATAAGACCGCCGAAGATCGGGCCCAACAATGTTCCAGCACCACCTATCACCACTATCGTTATCGCTTCGACCACATAAGTTACAAGGAATGCTTGAGGTGGGAATATGGCGACTATCTTTAAGGATAGCATAGACCCGATCAGGCCCGCGATTATCGCACTGATCAAAAAGGCCAATATTTTATACTTTGTTGTGTTCACACCTAAAACCTTTGCAGCATCTTCATCCTCCTTTATCGCTTTAAGTGCGTAGCCCATCCTACTCGTGATTATGTAATGAGTTATAAAGGCTGTTGCGAGGGATATGGTGAATAGAGCGTAATCGGCGAACTCGATCTGTACGACTGTGACCAACGATTCTCCAAAGATGTCGCGGAGAGGTTTGGCCATTATCAGACCTTCACTCCCTCCCCAGATCCCCGCACCTTCGATCAAGAATCTTAAACCTTCGTTGACCCCTATCGTCGCGATGGCAAAGTACGCCCCTCTCAATCTTAAAGCAATGCCACCTATTGTGAGCGCTAATAATGAGACCAAAACTATCCCAAGTATAACTCCTATGGCCAGAATCAATGTGCCTGCTAAGGCTGATTTTGACAAACTTATCACTGAAATGGCCATACCGTACATACCGAGGGCCAGGAATGCAGAGTAACCAAAGTCTACATAACCCGTCATACCAAGAAAGATATTAAAAGCCTGGCCGAGTGTAATATAGAACCATATAAGGGTTATAAATTGTTCGAAGCCAGTCAAAGTAAACCTAAGTATCAACAGTATAAAGTAAAGCCCTAACATCGGTATGTAGACTGGTGGTATTTTAAAACTCATCTCCCGAATAAACCTCGAGGCCTGACCAGAAGGATCAGTAGAAGGAGGAAGAATGCGAGGAAGAATGTCATGGAGAATGGGCTATGGAAGCCTAAGTAGCTAAATATTTGGTACGATGAATTCTCAACGATACCGAATATTACACCTCCAAAGAAGGCCCCCCACGTAGACCCTAAACCTCCTAGAACCGCTATCACGAATGCTTTAAGTGTGTATTCGTGGCCCATGTATGGATTTATCCCTACGGGGATGAAGAGTGTTAATAATACCCCGCCCATGAGCGTTACACTGATGCCAATGGCAAATCCTAAAGCCCGTATCTTCTCAACATCAACACCACACACCAAAGCCCCTTCTGGATTCTGAATCGTCGCTCTAAGTGCGGTACCGATCGTGGTCTTTTGAAGAAAGATATGAAGAAATACAGCGAGTACGATGCTTAATAGAGCTGAATATACTTTAGTAAAGGGCAGAAGAAACTCGAATATTCTCATCTCTCCCGCATGCCAGCTATAAGCCCTATAATCTGGGCCCCACACAAACTTTGCAGCCTCTTCGAGCAGAATCCCTATGGCAAATGTAGCCACGAGGGTCAGCATCTCCGGTGCTTCGATGAGCCTACGAATAGTCGTATAAAATATGACGAATCCGAGCGCTATACCGATGATTATGCTGGGTGGAATCGTTATAAAGGGTATGAGGCCGAAGATTACGAAGAACCAAAATGCTAGATACGCGCCCAGCATCATCAACTGTCCATGGGCTACGTTGATGATCTTAAGGACTCCGAAGATTATATTGAGCCCCATCGTAGATAGACCGTATACTGAACCTAAGATAAGGCCTGAGATTATATTAAATAATGTTACTTCGATCAACACAACTCAAAAATAAAATTGTTGTATTTTAAGCTATTGTCAAGGGATCGCTAATTTTCCAGATTTCTTCTCACTCCACGTCGGTATCGGATAGTATGGTTTACCAGTAGCGACATCTGGAGGCCAAACTACGACCCTCTTCCCTCCTTGTATCTGTACCGCTGGCATCTTTAACCCTATCTGGAGACCTGTTGCTGGATCTATCTTAAAGATTCCGAACGGTGTCATTATATGCATATCGTTAAGGACCCTTCTAATAGCATCAGAATCTAAACTTTGAGCTTTTTCAATGGCCCTCGCAAGGACCAATAGGGGTTGGGCACCTATTGCCTGTAAGTAATTCATCTCCCTTCCCGGGGCGAGCTCACTAAAGATTTTGAATACTTGATCCTGTGTAGGTCCGAACCATTCGATACCCAGTTTCTTCGCCGCATCAGGGCTATAGCCCATCCCAGGCTCCCATTGGGATGGATACACCAAACCTTCCGCGTACGTTCCAAAGGCCTTTAAGAAGGCGTCTGTGAATGGCCCTACCATCGCCAGTAACTTTGGATTTATTCCGAAGTCCATTATCTGCTTAGCTACAAACTCTACTTCGCCAGTATGTTGGCCAGTGATTATTACATCAGGCTTCAAGGGGGCGACTTCGGTAAGTAGAGGGGTCAGATCTTTAGCACCGGGTGGGAAGGATTTGTCAGATACGATCGTAAGGCCTAGCGCTTTCGCCCTCTCTCTCACACCACTCGCTACCAGCCTTAAGAATTCATCATCCTTATAGATTAATGAAATCTTGGCATTGGGGTCTAAACTCTTGACCATTTCCATAACGGAGTGATGGTACCTTGATGCTGGGCATAGGGTCTGAACCAGGTATCTATAGCCGTGTTGTGTATAAATGATATCGCTAGCCGCCCCTCCTGCCAACGCTATTACTTTGTATCTCTCGATGATCGGTGCAGCAGCGAATGTAAGTGTCGAACCGTACGGTGCCATCAACACATGCACCTTATCTACTGTTATTAACCTTTCATATAGACTTACGACAAGCTCCTTCTTCGTCTCATCATCGTAGTATTTGAGCTCGATCTTTAACCTCTTCCCTCTAAGTTGTACTCCACCGTATATCTCATTTATCCACTTCTCTGCTATTCTATGTCCGAGGAAGAACTCTCTACCATCGTAGGCCAAAGCCCCCGAGAGAGGATCTGTGAATCCGACGACTATCTTATCGGGTAATGGTGTAGGTGAGGGTGGAGTAGGTGGTGGAGTAGGCGTTGGTGTAGGTGTTGGTGAAGGTGTTGGTGTAGGAGTAGGTGGAGGTGTTGCTGTTACTGTTACCGTTCGTGTAACGGTAGTTGCTGGGCCCGTTACGGTAGTTGTAACAGTCCTCGTTATGACTTCTTTTGCAGGACCAGTAGATGCGTAATATGCAGCTACACTACCACCCGCGAGGACTGCACCGATAACGAATGAAGCGATATACTTTAAATATCTACGTCTATCGATCTTTTCAGTTTGCATAATCATTATTATGAGTTTACAATATTTAATCTTTATCTTATACAGACGTTTGTGTTGAAATTGAGGAAGGTTGAGTAGAAGCTTAATCTAGTAAAAGATTGATCAAAATAGAGTGATTTACTCTCCTTTACTATTTGCAACTCTCGTAAATTTTTTTATACACGTCTTTACTACTTATCGGTATGCCTCCATTTAACATGAAAGGTAGGGATTTTATAACTACGCG
Coding sequences within:
- a CDS encoding amino acid ABC transporter substrate-binding protein produces the protein MQTEKIDRRRYLKYIASFVIGAVLAGGSVAAYYASTGPAKEVITRTVTTTVTGPATTVTRTVTVTATPPPTPTPTPSPTPTPTPTPPPTPPSPTPLPDKIVVGFTDPLSGALAYDGREFFLGHRIAEKWINEIYGGVQLRGKRLKIELKYYDDETKKELVVSLYERLITVDKVHVLMAPYGSTLTFAAAPIIERYKVIALAGGAASDIIYTQHGYRYLVQTLCPASRYHHSVMEMVKSLDPNAKISLIYKDDEFLRLVASGVRERAKALGLTIVSDKSFPPGAKDLTPLLTEVAPLKPDVIITGQHTGEVEFVAKQIMDFGINPKLLAMVGPFTDAFLKAFGTYAEGLVYPSQWEPGMGYSPDAAKKLGIEWFGPTQDQVFKIFSELAPGREMNYLQAIGAQPLLVLARAIEKAQSLDSDAIRRVLNDMHIMTPFGIFKIDPATGLQIGLKMPAVQIQGGKRVVVWPPDVATGKPYYPIPTWSEKKSGKLAIP
- a CDS encoding branched-chain amino acid ABC transporter permease, whose amino-acid sequence is MIEVTLFNIISGLILGSVYGLSTMGLNIIFGVLKIINVAHGQLMMLGAYLAFWFFVIFGLIPFITIPPSIIIGIALGFVIFYTTIRRLIEAPEMLTLVATFAIGILLEEAAKFVWGPDYRAYSWHAGEMRIFEFLLPFTKVYSALLSIVLAVFLHIFLQKTTIGTALRATIQNPEGALVCGVDVEKIRALGFAIGISVTLMGGVLLTLFIPVGINPYMGHEYTLKAFVIAVLGGLGSTWGAFFGGVIFGIVENSSYQIFSYLGFHSPFSMTFFLAFFLLLLILLVRPRGLFGR
- a CDS encoding branched-chain amino acid ABC transporter permease; translated protein: MSFKIPPVYIPMLGLYFILLILRFTLTGFEQFITLIWFYITLGQAFNIFLGMTGYVDFGYSAFLALGMYGMAISVISLSKSALAGTLILAIGVILGIVLVSLLALTIGGIALRLRGAYFAIATIGVNEGLRFLIEGAGIWGGSEGLIMAKPLRDIFGESLVTVVQIEFADYALFTISLATAFITHYIITSRMGYALKAIKEDEDAAKVLGVNTTKYKILAFLISAIIAGLIGSMLSLKIVAIFPPQAFLVTYVVEAITIVVIGGAGTLLGPIFGGLIYASLKYLLMTTFPGLQLLILAPLLLSIILFFPEGAVSWLKYKARGTRFEGYLL